ACACGATGTATGTGGACAAGCCGATGCGCGGCCACGGCCTCATGCAGGCGATCGCGCGCGTAAACCGCGTGTTCAGGGACAAGCCGGGCGGGCTGGTGGTGGACTACCTGGGGCTTGCCCACGAACTGAGGGCCGCGTTGGCGACCTACACAGAGAGCGGCGGAACGGGGCGTGCCGCCCTCGATCAGGAGGAGGCGGTGGCGGTGATGTTGGAGAAGTACGAGGTCTGCTGCGGGCTCTTCCACGGCTTCGACCGGTCGAAATGGACAAGTGGCACACCCCAGGAGCGGCTCGGCATCCTCCCGTTGGCCCAGGAGCACATCCTTGCGCAGGAGAACGGCAAGGATCGTTGCCTGCGTGCCGTACGCGAGCTTTCGCGAGCGTTCGCACTGGCTGTGCCGCACGAGAAGGCGCTGCGCATTCGCGACGAGGTGGCGTTCTTCCAGGCGGTGGCGGCGGCGCTGGCCAAGCGTGCGCCGGGGGAACGCCGTCCAGAGGAGGAGGTGGACCACGCCATCCGGCAGATCGTTTCGAAGGCCATTCTGCCGGAGGGGGTAGTGGATTTGTTCGCCGCCGCGGGCTTGAAGAAGCCGGACCTATCGATCTTGTCCGATGAATTCCTGGCCGAGGTACGCGGCCTGCCCCAGCGAAATCTCGCGGTGGAGCTGCTGCAGAAGCTGCTCAAGGGCGAGCTGAAGGTACGCCGCCGCAAGAACGTCGTACAAGCGCGCTCGTTCGCCGAGATGCTGGAGCAGACGATCCGGAAATATCAGAACCGGGCCATCGAGGCGGCTCAGGTCATCGAGGAACTGATTCACCTCGCAAGGGCCATGCGCGAGGCGAATGCGCGCGGCGAGAAGTTGGGCTTGTCGGAGGAGGAACTGGCCTTCTACGACGCGCTGGAAACGAACGACAGCGCGGTGAAGGTGCTGGGCGAGCCGACGTTGCGCGCGATCGCACAGGAACTGGTGCGGACCGTGCGCGCAAATGTGACGATTGACTGGACGATGCGCGAGAACGTCCGCGCAAACCTGCGCGTGCTGGTCAAGCGCATCCTGCGCAAACACGGCTATCCGCCGGATAAGCAGGAAAAGGCGACGCAGAC
The genomic region above belongs to Kiritimatiellia bacterium and contains:
- a CDS encoding DUF3387 domain-containing protein, with amino-acid sequence REMLAQRFRDPNDPFKLVIVRDMWLTGFDAPSLHTMYVDKPMRGHGLMQAIARVNRVFRDKPGGLVVDYLGLAHELRAALATYTESGGTGRAALDQEEAVAVMLEKYEVCCGLFHGFDRSKWTSGTPQERLGILPLAQEHILAQENGKDRCLRAVRELSRAFALAVPHEKALRIRDEVAFFQAVAAALAKRAPGERRPEEEVDHAIRQIVSKAILPEGVVDLFAAAGLKKPDLSILSDEFLAEVRGLPQRNLAVELLQKLLKGELKVRRRKNVVQARSFAEMLEQTIRKYQNRAIEAAQVIEELIHLARAMREANARGEKLGLSEEELAFYDALETNDSAVKVLGEPTLRAIAQELVRTVRANVTIDWTMRENVRANLRVLVKRILRKHGYPPDKQEKATQTVLEQAELLSAEWAAA